The genomic stretch tcaaatctcaaacattaacctggagcaagcgggacgaaccaccacccttactactacccaggtatcacaaatatgttcattcaaaactccataattaaactcatttatcataaacattctcatacccggagcaagtggacaatgCCACTGCCTATTACCCGGGGtcacacatcacatttcaacattttacattattatccatttaacacattcattcattaatcatatatgcatttatactcagccataatcaataatggctttgccgtaacccggcaataactcagacatccggctcatggttcaatcaagaaccagccatttatcaataaatatagcccttcggctcatggcatacacggtacttccaccgtcatcctccatatctcatataatcatctttgatcatcattgcTCACAACTTTTCCGCTTGCTTCATtcacaagttaccacatcccctagctccttcctcattgctaggcatatcataaagatttaatacataaggggtgagatcggaggcttagaagtatgagatttggcttttaaaactcaaaaatcaactttggcatgaaaactgGGTCACGtgcacgcgtatgcgtcatgcacGTGGACGCGCGGATTGATACACAGCtagacgacgcgtacgcgtcagccacgcgtacgcgtgggtgcatttgagccccaggcacaaaactggcacaactctcgggaaaatggctaggctttgggtgcagcgcatcgatgcgcacgcgcacaccatgcgcacgcgtggatggtgccttcttgaagaacgacACGTACACGCCAAGTGCgactacgcgtggagggtcattctgctaaaatttttttttaagttaaaagctgcagaattcacagattcaaccccaatcttccgacggacataactttctcattttaaatcgtttttcacccgttcttcgaacggcatggacatcttGGATTCAATTTCACTCTTAAAtaagtttggcacaaaacagaaaTCCGCAGTTCatgttatgtcccgtcaaagtatgcccaaaaaccatattttcactCAAAACcgcaaagtgccattttcaaaacaagccatttccaactcttttcaaaatcaaccaaaacatgccaatttcatccattttatttgaaatcaatcaaagtaTATCAAAATCGACAttaagcctcctcaactcatacactaacacattaccacaattcacaaaactgccatataactatttttacccatttcaaacaaatggctaaattacaaacacaaaAAACCCTCTGTTCACGTCCGGATGTTGGTCTATAATTGATATCGAGAGATTCTTTTAGTGGTCCCATAGATTTTTAACCTTGCCCCTCATTCATTCCCGCCACTACTACCAGGGAAcgggttagaatccaacagcagtAGAGTAGAGAAAGACCTCCGCTAATAGAACAAGAGGCATATCTGCCGATGATAACGAGAGCAGTACCGATAGTACTCCTGTACTCGCCTAACGCTCTTCCTTCTGCTCATCGTCCTTATCTTGATTCAAATGTTTGATCTACCCCCCTCATCTAGAATTTACTTAGCTTAGAATAAGAAGAAGTTCGAAAgccaacatgtcatacatccttcctcatcccaatttccaacaatactatttccaatcaatcatcattatacataatcaatatcatgctcactatcacatggtttcacccacaaatcaaccttaatcatttctcaagcatatatcacaacatacatatctctcatgcatcatcataccatcaaggcatcaataatcatgatcacatatatgaccacataacataccccaaccaaaaccaaacatacctcatctataccacttcacccaaaattaccaaattccacacttcaactcctcaaactttattattcaataaccaacccaatcattcatatattcattatctgaaattcatccaatcacttgtgtcatcatacaatgcacacatcaacttaccttctttacctctttccggcctccggcccaagattcacggcctccggcccaagttcacaatttaaatgcataaaccacaaatcaatactcattacccaatacatcaaattcccaatacaccaagcatacaaggccacacaattctcaacccaatcattaattcacattacatactaattatgcatattagcaccaacgatttacacaatccaaacttaatcctaggggcatctagcctaggaattctcatcacaccacacggtacttaaataaaacataaaccgtacctcttgtagccaaaccaattgagcctcttctatggaagtctccaccaaccctcaccaaagctccacaagcaacaccaacctcccaattgtgcatcaaaattaccaaatacactaacataactaatttcacatacatacatcaacctaaggctcataaaaatgacaaatcacaagggtttgagaacttcttacctcagcccatatgaagtagggatagaacccacttagaatccatgttggagtatccctaaacacccaaaattacaagatttcaacactaactacccaaaaatgtgtaacagtggggaatttcaaaaactgggcagagatgagaagagcgacgcgtggccgcaaacggctcgtcaatcggagtcccgtagctcaagttatggtggtttaaagatcaaagagagttaggctttctctcttctcttctctcttctcaattcagcgccccaacccttccttttagggtaaaatgagctgaaatgctcataactattgtttatatatgttgggtcttgggcccacttagacccggttcacttattttttttcgttggcccaattttggaccaaaacctttaagattagctcTCTAAATcacacttcaaatatttctgcctcccctaattataattcctcatttcttaatcttatttactcataatcaattttctcaacTGTAGTACCAGaaaggtctcagccggtactgccggtcaaaatttcactgcgcgcttttacgcaaaaaactatgttttccgactcggaaaaattcactgaatccaaatatcatatttaaatcatcaaattccaattgccaaatcttccaaccatattcgctcctatttaacttattatttaattaatttcggttagaccgggtattacatattaattgtaatattgtaatataaatataataaaaatatttttctaaaataaatttatttagagaaatataaattggttattaataATCAGTGCCAttatcatataataataataataataataataataataataataataataataataattattattattattattattattattattattattattattattattattattttcgattgataattgataagtagtttaataatgcattaaatattgattttatatatctataataaagatatttttctaaattagtataattatgcattattatttaaatgctatttatagtataattataataaagatatttttataaaataaacttagAAGAGAATATAGTGCATTCATTTTGGCGAAAAAATGAATTCATGAAGAATCGACACCTCACTTTTATTAGTTGGGGAAAAACCAATTTTAggatattatatattaataatatattaatatattatatataaatatataagtaGATAAGtagataaaaagatatttttgtatgacatatctaaatataaaattatttttacttttctataagatcttttaaaaaaagataacttaaaaaaatatatttttttagaaactcACCAAAACAAATCAATAATTCCATCCAAAATAATTCGATATTCACTATTAGTTATTCAtctaaataattttaacattgatacagtattatttttagataaaaaaaatttaaaatatattttttctatttcaaaaatttaaaattataaaatttatatgattttaaaattttttaattgttaattttttcagttattaatttttttcaaaattctattctgattttaaatttaaattttaattaacttGGTAGAAATGTACGTCTAAAATCcatgaaagataaataataagtaaataagataaataataagTAAATACCTCTCAAATTATACATTGATAAATAAgatatttagttttatttatttataaaaaaccCCTAAAAAATAGCATGACATGTTGACTGCAACCAAACAAGAttagttaaaaacttaaaattagcgTTTTTATTTacgttttaaaatttaaaatttaaaagagaaaagaagagggATTTGTAAGGAAATAGAAGAAAGGAAGGGTTAAAATTGGATTTTCAATTAAGATTGTTTTCTTTGTTGAAACTGATGGAGTTTCAAGACCCAAAAGTCCCAAACAATAGGGAGGAGAAGTATTGTTCAAGCGTTGAAGACAAGTACGAAGTCAGAAAGAGATCTGATAGTAGAGTGAGGTTTGTTCTAGTCTGTTTGGGAATTTAATAGAAAAGAGAATAGCTATGAGAAAAGGGAACAACTCTGGCAATTACCGAAACCCATGTCTCACTATGCACCAGCCTTGGGCATCTCTTCTCGTTTATGGCATCAAGCACGTCGAGGGCAGGTCCTGGCCTTCTCCCATCACTGGTAAGTAACTAACTAACATCTTTTTCTAAAAAGTTCTAATAAGTAAATTTATTATTgtgattttttattgttaagGTCGTCTCTGGATTCATGCTGCTAGTAAGGTCCCAGATGAGTCCACTATCAAAGCAATGGAGTACTTCTACAAAGAGATTTATGCCCTCAATGGCGTCACTGACATCAAGTTCCCTGAACACTACCCCGTTTCTAGGCTTCTTGGTATGCACCGCCAGCACCGCAACAACCCCTTATTCTATGTAATAGGTTAAAGAACTGTCTGCACCTGCTCTTACAGGGTGTAAATGAGTGTTTTTTAGAGAATTCAGGAACCAACTTTTAGTTAGCTTATATTAGCCAATTTTAGGGTTTGCTTTATAATTTAGGATTATTGGTTCATGATTTAAGATCTAGAATTAAGAATTTaagataaacaaaataattttaaaaaaattggctGATGTTGGCCGAAAAAGTTGGTTTCCTAACATTACTCTGTTTTATAATGCCATCCAATTAGATAGTGTCTTGTAAAACTTGTTTTGTCAAATATTTGGAATACAACCATGCTACATGTATCCAAAAATTCAGCACCATTCAGTGGTATACATATTTGGTGTTCAAGAAAAACTTTGATTATGGTGCTGTAAAAAAATTTGATGATTTTGCTATCATaagtttgattattttattataattagtttGATATTTTGATAGCTGATTATTTTATTGGAAAAATATGTGAGGCAACATGCTGCATGcataaatatacaaaaatatatgaTGACTGATTTGGTAGctaattttttgtttcaatATAGCATTGTTGTTTGCCATATGACAGTACTTGATTGTTTATTAGTGTCAAACTTTCTTGAAACGATGCAGTGGCAggacataaaaataaaattcatatattGTATTAGCTCAacttttatttgaattttttttatctcacACTTGATTGTTTGATGCAGGATGTGTCGAAGTTGTTGGCTGTTTAAAGCGTGAGGAGCTTGCTGGCTGGGACATGGTTCCTGAAGGGGTACTAACTACCAACCccttttatttaattgaatttgattCAAAATTATTCTGATTATATTGAATAAGTTTATCACATTTTGCACTCAGGTAAGGCTAGAAGCACAAACTGATTACTGTTGGCTATGTGAACAACCACAGGTTGGTGCTGTTTTGTTATTGTTGTACTGTGCAATCCAGATAattgtataataaaaaattgataactgTTCTTTCTTTGCTCAACAATGTGTATTTTTCTCTGCTATTTATACAGAAATTGTTGATTCCTTTTGAGATGCGGGGATACCAAGGTGTTTATAACTTGGAGAGGAAGGTAATACTAATATGGTTTAAAATATCCATATAATTTCTGAGCTTTTTGTTTGAATGAATGGAGATTGattcttatttttttccctGCTTATTTGAAGATCCATGATGCTGCAGTTAGAGGTTTATCACCAGTGAAAGGTCCATTGCCAGTGAAATTTCCACTTCCAGATCCACGAGATATGTTTTCGTTAAAGCCAGGTTGTATTGCCACGCTTACTCCCAATGTAAAAGCAGCTGAAGTGGACAAATCATCAAGTATAAGCGCAGCCATAGCTGGGGCACGAGCAGCAGCTACTCAGTTCTCAAAGAAGGATCAGAATTCCCCTAGCACTTCTTGGAATAATACACATGAGGAGACAGAACATGCAAGATCTTATAATTTACGATCACGGACAAGATCTATGCCAAAGAATAATGCATCACCCTCTGAATTAACTGACAAATTCAATAATGGGGCACTGCCATTGAGTCAAGAAGAGAATAGCAATTTTGACAAGAGTGAGGGAAGTAGTTCGGATAATCAATCATCTGTTGCTGATCTGCAGCCACCCACTAAGGTCTGCAATCTCTTACTATGTGTAATTGCTTTTGTTACTTTTGCACATCCGTAGCAACATGGAGGCTAGACCTATATGATCTCTTGCAAAACCCAAATCTCATGCCTAGTTATGTAATTACTCTTATTCTGTCATTAGTGAGTTTCTTTCAACAGAGAAAATGTTTAGATTTAGGTGCtgttaaagattttttttttattttttttacataaggAAAAAGTTCTAAACAGTTTTTTTCCTCCTCCAAAATACTTTTCTATTTATCTCAGATTTATTTAGGCAGATACTTTAATTAATAATGCACGTTTTCCAACAGAAGAAAGTTCCAATAATTGAGCCATTGTATATAATACTTTTTTGCATAAATATCATTATCATAATGAGGAATTTGATCAGGGGAGTCTGGAATACAGAGAGAAAAGCAATCGTGACAGGTATGAGGGAAGAAGTAAGGACAACCAATCTACTGGTATAGAATCTGATTCAAGACATTTTCCACGTCCACCATCTAAGGTATCCCTTTCTGTAAATTGATcaatatatatcttttattttgaactGTTAACATATATTAGCTTCAACTTGTAGTTACATGATTCGAGCAAAACATTGTGGAAATAATTGAAAAGAACAGAGAAGAAAGAACCTACCTTTCTTTTGGTGGAAGACTAAACGtagtttatatattttctttttcaaaaggGACAGTGCATAAATTATGCCTAGTATATGAACTTTGTGATGGAATTCTTGATAATCTACACCGAAGAGTGTCTATTTATTGGTTAAAGATACACTCTAATCATAGTGACGAAATTTAGCCTAAAATAAAATCCACATAAAATCAATATGAAATGTATCCAGAAATTTTATAAACAGTACAGTAATGCTAGGTGAAGTAGGATACACCAaacgttcttcttcttcctccctcCTTGATCTGCTTTCTTCTGGTTgctgttttttttttgcattttttgtttcttctgtgttgttgttttgtttcttttcttcttttcccttctttttcttctcctcccttggcgtgtttcttcttcttctgtcaTTTATAtagaatttttgtttttatcaaaatatttctgtttttttttttcccaaaTGTTTCTgtattgatttttaaaaattttggttttaagaatttttttctgttaataaaaaagaaaaaatatcagTAACTTTTTGGAGACTTGGTTACAAAGATACTTGTTCACCCAATATTTATCTAATCCATAATATCCTAAATATATTCTAACACTTTGATGGTAGTATATCAATGGAATCAACATTAATATATTGTATACAGTTGCATCTTGGGATCAATTAACATTGTGGATATTTGATTCTAATTCTAGAGTAGAttgtttaatatatattttttggattatGATAAACCAACTCGCAAAGCTGGTGTGAATTCtgtttattataatataataagtgATGTTGATTTCTTTCCACTTTAGTTTATACATCGATTAGACCATTACCTTTTTTGTGTCTCTGAATCTGAAAGCAAATTCAAGAAAATAGAAACACACCGCAATCTCAAATAAATAGATGTTCGATATCTTGTAGGACATGCTTAGTGAGCTTTTCTACGTGTGTGCAGTTAAACGAATATATTAGTCTTGCTTAAATTCGCTTAGCACTGGTCATTAAAACATTAAAACAATTCATACTTTACCATAACACAAGTCTGAAGTATCTGTATCAGAGTCTTTTTACTTCTGATTTCTTAAATGCGACACAAATTTTGACGATGGACAACAGAAAATGGCAATAGCATATAATTGAACTAACTAGTACTTTTATCTTAATTGTTAGATTTTTGCAGCAGCATTGAAAAACCTGAAGCAATGATCATGGAGCATGAGTGAGGATTTGTAATTTGGTAAAATGGATGTTCTCATTGGATGCTAAAGTATGTAAGTCTGTATGTTTCAACGGTTTTATTTAATTCTTACGGGATTTAGGGTTTCTAGATTCATTTCTTGTTTCTAACAAAGCACGAGCGAAGTCTCGAAGGTACATAACATCTCAAGCAAGAACAACCACTTCAATGTATAACACCTTTGGTTGTTTTagtaatttttgttttcaagaTTTTATGAAGAAAAAGTGAAAGCAATTAGAtcatgtttttgtttttgtattcgtctatttactttttctttcacAAAATCCTGTTAAAAAAATGAAGACGAAAATAAAATCAGACAAACCTTAGGTATACAAAGCCCATGTTCTTGTATCATAAAGAAGGAAATTCTAGCATATAAAAGTGGCGTAGCGGGATTGAAATGTTGAGAAGATATTTGCATTTCCTGACCCTTAAGACCAAACATTTCGCAATGATGACCTTGAAGGTCATGCTTTGCAAATATGAAATGCTATTCATTGTGTTGGATTTAAAATCGATGATTTGGGTCTTTGTTATAGGGGTTCACTTTTATGCAAATTTATGCTTTGGAAGTGCtatcaaacaagaagaaataCTTTTATGCTTCTAAGAGACAGTTAATGTATGTTCTAATAGCAACCATAACTACTCAGTTTTGTTTATAAGTTATAAATTATATGAAATATAAATACTGAATAATAATTGTTCTTTGAAAATGCATTAAATGGGTAGAGGAGCATGCTAATATTTCTCTAAAATAAACCAATCTTTCTATTAGTTGGCTTAAGgggtgtgtgtgtgtttttttttttggtttattattattattattattattattattattattattattattattattatattggAGAAGGAGGGATAAGGGAAAATGGTTTGAGTAAATTTAGTGCAAAGTTACACTTCaaaatattcttttctttctctttccaCAAAAACAGATAGGCAAAGTCGTATAAAGTAATTTCTAAATATCGTAATTCATGTAGGTAGTAAAGTGGGATGAGATTGCTGACATTATGACATAACACACCATCAGAATAATTCTTTAGTGGAACGATTGTGTGAATAACAAAATGTGTACCCTAACATATCCCTGCTTGTAATGGCTGCTTTGTCagtttttgtgctttttttttttcaaacagtTATCTTATCATCAAataatttaacattaatttggacaacaaatttatttttaccGGAAATGCACACACCTATACTCAAAAGTAATGTTTGATAAACGGAGAGTCAAGATTATAGAGTTAAATCTTAAAGTAGTCCTGAAGTCGCACTCGAGCCTTAAAATAATTCCTTAAGTTAATAATTACCTAAATTTATTCTCAAAGTTGTACTCCGTCTCCGAAGCATTTTTCGTTTATCGAAACCTTGAAACGACGCCATTTTGAactaaaaaaagagaaaaaagaccCCATCCTCAATCTGTTCCCTTTCCCATTCCCATCCCCTTCCCCATCTccttttcctttctctttcccTTTTCCATCTCCAACCCGTCCTTTTTCCCTCCCCAAACCCTTCTTCTCCATCCCCAACccttttttctttcccttctccaTTTCCAACCTGtcccttctctctctcccaaCCCTTTTCCTTCCCCTCCTGCTTCTCCAATCTGATGTCattctcctttttctttcttctttgctttaCCAACCTAAGGTCATTTTTTGTTCTCTTTTCCCTTCTAATTTGATGCCCTCCCCTCCCTAACCACACTTTCACACTCACAAGAGCTCTCCTCAACCTTTGCTGCCGCCGCCTCTCACCAGTTTCCGTTTCAGTGCCGCGCTGCTCATCCCCCACCCCAACCTAGTCTCTCACACTCAAATACAGTAGAGGCAGAGGCACAAAGCCTTAATCTTCTTTTGTCATCGTTGCGTCTTTCTCCAGCCTTCATCTTGTTGCCACGCTGCTCGCTAGCCTTCATCTCTACTCAGTCTCCCTCTTCTCTCCTCTGGCACGGCTCTCTCTCAGCCatggtaatttttttaaaatttttttagttattcaATCATTGTTTTTTAATGTTCTGGGTGATTGTTATTGTTGATCCTGTTTCAATAAAACAACAATGGTTAATTTGATTGTTGCTGGTGATTGTTATTGTTGATCCTGTTTCTATTCtgtaattattattgttttttttattgttgctATTTTTTGTGCTTGTTACTGTTTATGTAATACCCTACCAtgcagagtcttatgcttaagtcataattcagagatggcaaggtattacgacctctaaaataaaaatttagtacgtatagtagtacgaatgattaattataactaggagcctttgtagaaaaaggggtaaataaaaatcgcaactcgaaagcaCAACACTCCAATCGATAATGTAACGTACGAAAGATAAGCCAACgcaagattatatatatacagagGAGTgccaaaaacaggaatatcaagactcaaaatccggttgcgaagataaccgatccgagcatagcaatatatacatataaatagaataagataccccaaggaaacccaaagggacacaaatacagaaaacctattctccaaaatctcctataagaggagtcatcacagtttgtattatttaatggagataaaagtatctaaacaaaacatatgaatcaaaacagagtcccgagaacaaaggatttttgctaatccagaagtctccagcatgccttagcgagaaacctcacgtcctgcatctgaaaaccacaaaatccttatgggtgagaaccaaaggttcccagcatggtaacaacttccacatatataatatataacaatagaggaaagccaaagacAACCTTAGAACTCCCTCCAGATaaaatcaaagcttataaacaagctaaaccataaagggcatctgactaaagattcttcagtctaactaacgcttccctttccaattccttcagacctcccaaccaccagcaggagtataatgtagcaagcACAGTTATAATAGacaagagatatacaaataggaacaaataaggcatttagacaaatagcaagtaatatgcagtcaaataggcaatctcaaataattcacatagtatgtatatgatgaatgcctgtccctaatggccaatgatatcatctgtcggttatagagctaacccgacaagtcctggtagctaaccattggactgtccctctgtcgtgtctccccaactcgagttatactcaatataaatttgatcataatcatgatcaatatccatcaccctcattGGTGAATATTTATAggggtgagctcatccggggctttcacagtgcccggccaccctgacgacataggtcaaaagagcttcgagtctcaacctggagcatgTGGTGCTTAGCCACTACTTTCTCCCAGGGAACCTCTCATctccgatagtggaagtgccacattcacaattcattcaacaacatatatgcatttattcttATCCATAATCATGGCTTcaccgtaacacggcaataatccagccatccggctcatggttaaatccataaccagtcatccggctcacggttaaatccataaccagccatccggctcatggttaaatccataaccaaccattttattaacaattacggcctttcggcccatggcataacaagcacttccaccgccatcctccgcctctcacataatcatctttgatactcattgatcattcatttttcccttgcttcactcgcaagttaccatatcccctagctccttttctcattgctaggcatatcataatgatttaagacccAAGTGGTGAGAtaggaggcttagaagtatgaaatttagcttttaaaactcaaaaatcaactttgggatgaaaacagggccacgagcacgcgcactccacgcgcacgcatggatggccacaaaactcatcgacgcgcaagtgTCATACACACGGACGCGCAGATTGAAAAATTGTtaaacgacgcgcacgcgtcagccacgcgtacgtgCGGTTACTtttgtgccccaggcacaaaactggcacaattctggcataactctcgggaaaaagGCTTGGCATTTGGTGCAGCACATCGacgcgcccgcgcacaccatgcgcacgcgtggatggtgccttctcgaagaacgacgcgcacgcgccaaGTCCGCCTACGCGTGGGGgatcattctgctaaaaattttctaagttaaaagttgcagaattcacagattcaatccccaatcttccgatggacataactttctcattttaaatcatttttcgcccgttcttcgaacggcatggacatcccggatccaatttcatttctaaacaagtttggtacaaaacggggattcgtagtccaagttatgtcccgtcaaattATGCCCAGAAACcttgttttcatacaaaaccacaatgtGCCATTTTCAAAGCAAGCCA from Arachis stenosperma cultivar V10309 chromosome 9, arast.V10309.gnm1.PFL2, whole genome shotgun sequence encodes the following:
- the LOC130947810 gene encoding uncharacterized protein LOC130947810, producing MRKGNNSGNYRNPCLTMHQPWASLLVYGIKHVEGRSWPSPITGRLWIHAASKVPDESTIKAMEYFYKEIYALNGVTDIKFPEHYPVSRLLGCVEVVGCLKREELAGWDMVPEGVRLEAQTDYCWLCEQPQKLLIPFEMRGYQGVYNLERKIHDAAVRGLSPVKGPLPVKFPLPDPRDMFSLKPGCIATLTPNVKAAEVDKSSSISAAIAGARAAATQFSKKDQNSPSTSWNNTHEETEHARSYNLRSRTRSMPKNNASPSELTDKFNNGALPLSQEENSNFDKSEGSSSDNQSSVADLQPPTKGSLEYREKSNRDRYEGRSKDNQSTGIESDSRHFPRPPSKIFAAALKNLKQ